One Streptosporangium sp. NBC_01495 DNA window includes the following coding sequences:
- a CDS encoding TIGR02679 family protein, giving the protein MSDAPERLERLLGTRETAWLVERARRRLEQGRPLTGTVTLGRASSEQRRAVELLLGRRAGTGTSLSVSLDEVDRVLRSSGACRDGLAAAVVLLHGPVRDLTRENAERETAWRGACAGLDAVVAGRPELHGWRSWLDTTGQLRRSAPDPGEARVLLDRLAEVLRRLPHPGTPLGRLAAESCDDAHALDEGRPLATLAISAARALAGLPYAGEGTADARRKAWAAVGVHLDDLSSTVVCLGLPGDDRTPTGRVLAVAREAGEPCVLTLRQLRRHETPIAGGLVRICENPIVIAAAADALGPLCPGLVCVNGRPSAAVWRLLDLLAAGGTSFAYHGDFDWGGVGIAAAVHGRVGWRPWRYDAASYEAAASRAPLAGRPHPTPWDPALSAAMARRAVRVEEELVLSDLLADLASDQR; this is encoded by the coding sequence ATGAGCGACGCGCCGGAGAGGCTGGAGCGATTGCTCGGCACGCGGGAGACCGCGTGGCTGGTCGAACGGGCCCGCCGCCGCCTCGAACAGGGCAGACCGCTGACCGGTACGGTCACCCTGGGCAGGGCCTCGTCTGAGCAACGCCGCGCGGTCGAACTGCTCCTGGGGCGTCGCGCGGGTACCGGCACCTCACTGTCGGTCTCCCTCGACGAGGTTGACCGCGTCCTGCGCTCCAGCGGCGCCTGCCGCGACGGCCTGGCCGCCGCGGTCGTCCTGCTGCACGGCCCCGTCCGCGACCTCACGCGAGAGAACGCCGAGCGGGAAACGGCCTGGCGCGGCGCCTGCGCGGGACTCGACGCCGTCGTGGCCGGTCGCCCGGAGCTGCACGGCTGGCGCTCGTGGCTGGACACCACCGGCCAGCTGCGGCGGAGCGCCCCTGACCCCGGCGAGGCCCGCGTCCTGCTGGACAGGCTGGCCGAGGTGCTGCGCCGCCTGCCGCACCCGGGGACTCCCCTCGGCCGTCTGGCGGCGGAAAGCTGCGACGACGCGCACGCTCTCGACGAGGGCCGGCCGCTGGCCACGCTGGCGATCTCAGCCGCCCGTGCCCTGGCCGGACTGCCCTACGCCGGTGAGGGCACGGCCGACGCTCGCAGGAAGGCATGGGCCGCTGTCGGGGTCCACCTCGACGATCTCTCGTCGACCGTCGTCTGCCTGGGGTTGCCCGGAGACGACCGCACCCCGACCGGGCGCGTGCTCGCGGTCGCCCGCGAGGCGGGCGAGCCATGCGTACTCACCCTGCGCCAGCTACGCCGCCACGAGACGCCCATCGCCGGGGGTCTGGTACGGATCTGCGAGAACCCGATCGTGATCGCCGCCGCGGCGGACGCGCTCGGGCCGCTCTGCCCAGGTCTGGTCTGCGTCAACGGCAGACCCTCCGCGGCCGTCTGGCGCCTGCTCGACCTGCTCGCCGCCGGAGGCACCTCCTTCGCCTACCACGGCGACTTCGACTGGGGCGGCGTCGGCATCGCCGCAGCCGTCCACGGGCGAGTCGGATGGCGGCCGTGGCGCTACGACGCCGCCTCCTACGAGGCCGCCGCCTCCCGGGCTCCCCTGGCCGGACGCCCCCATCCGACCCCCTGGGATCCCGCGCTCTCGGCCGCGATGGCACGGCGGGCGGTACGGGTGGAGGAGGAGCTGGTGTTGAGCGACCTGCTCGCCGACCTGGCCTCCGACCAGCGGTGA
- a CDS encoding TIGR02677 family protein — protein sequence MIDLSQATHRDSHPFAHLSAPNAELYRRVLRTFAQAKERFIVHLRPEDVAAELGRDSDDQLAQALEKLTEWGNLRADADTGRVTSVEDFHRKRFLFQLTAAGQAAEQAIAFYEEAIGRRGTLQSVALGDIAEQLGSLSALAGQADPDPAKTHLLLLSLAERFASLADNAQAFMASLRRAIDFSDGDVEGFIAYKERLIDYINRFIADLANSGARIAALLTELESGDHEKLLRLAARREAADAVPEGADAADAYARAEAAALGSWQNRWRGLKDWFVSRDAGRPSQARLLRQAAVTAIKQLIDAVGLINERRSGRSDRSADFRTLARWFAEAPDEAAAHRLWRAAFGLSPARHLTVTAETVSAWQKEEPTPNTPWNVAPPVRISPQLRRTGSYERRGKPNRVQDRSEARAFLLEQMEREAAETARARAVLHTGGPALLSELDVLDPRAFRLFLALLGDALAARLPGDTEVKTVTGDGSMEVRLSLVPDGGSVEIRTEDGVLTGPEHLIEIIDLMAAS from the coding sequence GTGATTGACCTGTCCCAGGCGACTCACCGCGATTCCCACCCCTTCGCCCACCTCAGCGCGCCGAACGCGGAGCTCTACCGCCGGGTGCTGCGTACGTTCGCCCAGGCGAAGGAACGCTTCATCGTGCATCTGCGCCCCGAGGACGTCGCGGCCGAGCTGGGACGGGACAGCGACGACCAGCTCGCGCAGGCGCTGGAGAAGCTGACCGAATGGGGAAATCTGCGCGCCGACGCCGACACCGGCAGGGTGACCTCCGTCGAGGACTTCCACCGCAAGCGGTTCCTGTTCCAGCTCACCGCGGCCGGGCAGGCGGCCGAGCAGGCCATCGCCTTCTACGAGGAGGCGATCGGCCGGCGGGGTACGCTCCAGTCGGTGGCCCTGGGCGACATCGCCGAGCAGCTCGGATCCCTGTCCGCGCTGGCGGGCCAGGCCGATCCCGATCCCGCCAAGACACATCTGCTGCTCCTTTCCCTGGCCGAGCGGTTCGCCTCCCTCGCCGACAACGCCCAGGCGTTCATGGCGTCGCTGCGCCGCGCGATCGACTTCTCCGACGGCGACGTCGAAGGGTTCATCGCCTACAAGGAGCGGCTGATCGACTACATCAACCGCTTCATCGCCGACCTCGCGAACTCCGGCGCCCGCATCGCCGCGCTCCTCACCGAGCTGGAGTCGGGTGATCACGAGAAGCTGCTGCGACTGGCCGCGCGGCGGGAGGCCGCCGACGCCGTGCCGGAGGGAGCGGACGCGGCCGACGCGTACGCCAGGGCCGAGGCGGCAGCGCTCGGCTCGTGGCAGAACCGCTGGCGCGGCCTGAAGGACTGGTTCGTCTCCCGCGACGCCGGCCGCCCCTCGCAGGCCCGGCTGCTGAGGCAGGCGGCCGTGACGGCGATCAAACAGCTCATCGACGCGGTCGGCCTGATCAACGAGCGCCGCTCGGGCCGCTCCGACCGCTCGGCCGACTTCCGTACGCTGGCCCGCTGGTTCGCCGAGGCCCCCGACGAGGCGGCGGCGCACCGGTTGTGGCGGGCGGCCTTCGGTCTGTCGCCCGCGCGGCACCTCACCGTCACCGCCGAGACCGTGAGCGCCTGGCAGAAGGAGGAGCCGACCCCCAACACGCCGTGGAATGTCGCCCCGCCGGTCCGGATCTCCCCGCAACTGCGCAGAACCGGCTCCTACGAACGGCGCGGAAAGCCGAACCGGGTGCAGGACCGCTCCGAGGCCCGCGCCTTCCTGCTGGAACAGATGGAGCGCGAGGCCGCGGAGACGGCCAGGGCCCGCGCCGTGCTTCACACCGGCGGACCGGCCCTCCTGTCGGAGCTGGACGTCCTCGATCCGCGGGCGTTCCGGCTCTTCCTCGCACTGCTCGGCGACGCCCTGGCCGCCCGCCTGCCCGGCGACACCGAGGTGAAGACCGTGACCGGCGACGGTTCGATGGAGGTGCGTCTCTCGCTCGTCCCGGACGGGGGCAGTGTCGAGATCCGCACCGAGGACGGGGTGCTCACCGGTCCCGAACACCTCATCGAGATCATCGATCTGATGGCGGCCTCGTGA
- a CDS encoding NAD(P)-dependent oxidoreductase, with translation MTDVTVIGTGVIGSAIVRACADSGLEVSVWNRTPERPARLEGRDVHLRATAAEAIEASPIVLLCLLDYEITHAVLDEAAADLSGRLVVQSASGIPDDVAPLRERVEAAGGRYLEAAILNYPDAIGTEDCFTVYGGAAEDFKELAGVTEALSGKQVRLGPDPAYAKAYHVVSSAFYYAFVNGFLECSAIAESMGVPLNDFAESVPLYDPGFQNTIGVGLGLIARRDYTFEQAPLTSHLNVLNNLAGIAERAGIDHSYLGVMRERVLRAMDQGYRREHVAVLTEQFRSRRAVLYNR, from the coding sequence ATGACGGATGTGACGGTCATCGGGACCGGCGTGATCGGTTCCGCGATCGTACGGGCCTGCGCCGACTCCGGCCTGGAGGTCTCGGTCTGGAACCGTACGCCCGAACGCCCGGCGAGGCTCGAGGGAAGGGACGTCCACCTCCGAGCGACGGCGGCCGAGGCGATCGAGGCCTCCCCGATCGTGCTGCTGTGCCTTCTCGACTACGAGATCACCCACGCGGTCCTCGACGAGGCCGCGGCCGACCTCTCCGGCAGGCTCGTCGTCCAGAGCGCCAGCGGCATCCCCGACGATGTCGCCCCCCTGCGGGAGCGGGTGGAGGCCGCCGGAGGCAGATACCTGGAGGCCGCGATCCTCAACTACCCGGACGCCATCGGCACCGAAGACTGCTTCACCGTCTACGGCGGGGCGGCCGAGGACTTCAAGGAGCTGGCGGGCGTCACCGAGGCGCTGTCCGGCAAGCAGGTGCGCCTGGGCCCCGACCCCGCCTACGCCAAGGCCTACCACGTCGTCTCCAGCGCCTTCTACTACGCGTTCGTCAACGGCTTCCTCGAGTGCTCGGCCATCGCGGAGAGCATGGGCGTCCCCCTCAACGACTTCGCGGAGTCCGTGCCGCTCTACGACCCCGGTTTCCAGAACACGATCGGTGTCGGCCTCGGCCTCATCGCGCGCCGCGACTACACCTTCGAGCAGGCTCCGCTGACCTCACACCTGAACGTCCTCAACAACCTGGCGGGCATCGCGGAGCGGGCGGGGATCGACCACTCCTACCTCGGTGTGATGCGCGAGCGCGTGCTGAGGGCGATGGACCAGGGCTACCGGCGCGAGCACGTGGCGGTGCTCACCGAGCAGTTCCGCAGCCGCCGAGCGGTCCTTTACAACCGCTGA
- a CDS encoding TIGR02680 family protein, translated as MTHPIPTSERWKPLRAGLVDMFHYDVEEFRFHDGRLLLRGNNGTGKSKVLALTMPFLLDGELAPHRVEPDGDRQKRMEWNLLLGGRHPHPERLGYTWMEFGRRAADGTTEFRTVGCGLKAVKDRGIVRHWFFVTPQRIGAGLDLVSPTGVSLTREKLREAVDGHGLVYDRASDYRRAVDEALFGLGEHRYEALVNLLIQLRQPQLSKKPDERLLSRALTEALPPLSPSLIGTVAEAFRGLDEERDALKALEEARRAATDFLGHYRRYAGIAAKRKAAVPRTAQSRYEHLGRDLNEAESRHTKAQADLEAARKWMAELAATRTLLEARRETLETSPEMRDAKQLERVGEEAGRQAEHARTREKDRDALATEARRRRVRADAAEARAAQAARELSAARDSAASGARAALCEPAHLDIVARWEEDPAGARRAAETLADRRSEAVTELDRLSEAVARAQARLDAARAEADRLTGELQAAAERVSAAERATDGQAGELVGAYVGYLAGMVELRFDDPDAVLAILESWTTAAEGPNPAAAAVDDAARTATTELAREQADHDAELRARRQAASDLTEEITRLEAGGHDAPPVPHTRAPNSRADRPGAPFWRAVDFTDAIPADHRAGLEAALEAAGILDAWMTPSGTLVAEDDTVLLTGAAIAGPSCRAVLRPAVDRADPRAAALPDTAVHAVLGAIGLGPGTVTWVAADGRWANGVLAGSWHKKSAEFIGEGARETARRARLALLREELDRVRERMEELRRQLAALAVRQRTLAEEHRALPPDAPLREAHVKLATEHERRRELNGAHHAARDTMTARRAETDTARSLAAEFAEDVGLPTEAEELAAVRRGVAGYRLALAGLWPAAEATLAAREAAAETAEELSLTLERHGEAVQRAAEAREGAEAAAERYRVLVETAGAAVEELYRRLEEVRRALRERDVAERATREAEQAALSERGKAEGRRDTLRDEIEQAGLVRDAAVAEFRAFAATGLLRVAVPSLEVADPGVEWPATPAVLLARAVNAELDGVDDGDGPWDRIQRRVTEEHKLLSDAMSRHGHSVGLTLQDGIMVVDVLFHGHTRDIPGLAEALSEETAHRAQLLSAKEREILENHLLNEVAGTLHELIATAEAEVREMNAELESRPTSTGMRLRLVWNTARSAPDGLGRIREKLRQTVDAWSAEDRTTVGAFLQEQIAREYAGNPAAGRTEQLTRALDYRTWHEFAIQRLQDGQWRGATGPASGGERVLAASMPLFAAASAHYKSAGNPHAPRLVALDEAFAGVDDDSRAKCLGLLATFDMDVVMTSEREWGCYPQVPGLAICQLSRRDGIDAVLVTTWRWDGRERRQMERPAPRPAAIVPEQEPEGLFT; from the coding sequence GTGACGCACCCCATCCCGACCTCCGAGCGTTGGAAGCCCCTGCGGGCCGGACTCGTCGACATGTTCCACTACGACGTCGAGGAGTTCCGCTTCCACGATGGGCGGCTGCTGCTGCGCGGCAACAACGGTACGGGAAAGTCGAAAGTCCTCGCCCTGACCATGCCGTTCCTTCTCGACGGGGAGCTCGCGCCGCACCGCGTGGAGCCCGACGGCGACCGCCAGAAGCGGATGGAGTGGAACCTGCTCCTGGGCGGCAGGCACCCGCACCCCGAGCGGCTCGGCTACACGTGGATGGAGTTCGGCCGGCGCGCCGCCGACGGCACCACCGAGTTCCGCACCGTCGGCTGCGGGTTGAAGGCGGTGAAGGACCGCGGCATCGTCAGGCACTGGTTCTTCGTCACCCCGCAGCGGATCGGCGCCGGGCTGGACCTCGTCTCCCCCACCGGCGTCTCGCTCACCAGGGAGAAGCTGCGCGAGGCCGTCGACGGACACGGTCTGGTCTACGATCGGGCCTCCGACTACCGCAGGGCCGTGGACGAGGCGCTGTTCGGCCTCGGCGAGCACCGCTACGAGGCCCTGGTCAACCTTCTCATCCAGCTCCGCCAGCCGCAGCTGTCCAAGAAACCGGACGAGAGGCTGCTCTCCCGCGCCCTCACCGAGGCGTTGCCTCCGCTGAGCCCCTCCCTGATCGGCACGGTGGCCGAGGCGTTCCGCGGGCTCGACGAGGAGCGCGACGCGCTGAAGGCCCTGGAGGAAGCCCGCAGGGCCGCCACCGACTTCCTCGGCCATTACCGCAGGTACGCCGGAATCGCCGCGAAGCGCAAGGCCGCGGTGCCCCGCACGGCCCAGAGCCGCTACGAGCACCTCGGCCGCGATCTCAACGAGGCCGAGAGCCGCCACACCAAAGCCCAGGCGGACCTGGAGGCGGCGCGAAAGTGGATGGCCGAGCTGGCGGCGACGCGGACGCTCCTGGAGGCCCGCAGGGAAACCCTTGAGACAAGTCCCGAGATGCGCGACGCCAAGCAGCTTGAGCGGGTCGGCGAGGAGGCCGGGCGGCAGGCGGAGCACGCCCGTACCCGAGAGAAGGACAGGGACGCTCTGGCCACGGAGGCGCGGCGACGCCGGGTCCGGGCGGACGCCGCCGAGGCCAGGGCCGCCCAGGCGGCCCGCGAGCTGTCCGCCGCGCGGGACTCGGCCGCGTCGGGCGCCCGCGCGGCCCTGTGCGAGCCGGCACATCTCGACATCGTGGCCCGGTGGGAGGAGGATCCGGCCGGTGCCCGCCGTGCCGCCGAGACGCTGGCCGACCGGCGGTCCGAGGCGGTGACCGAGCTCGACCGCCTGTCCGAGGCCGTCGCCCGTGCCCAGGCCCGGCTCGACGCCGCCCGCGCCGAGGCGGACCGGCTGACCGGCGAGCTCCAGGCCGCCGCCGAGCGCGTCTCCGCCGCCGAGCGGGCCACCGATGGGCAGGCCGGCGAGCTGGTCGGCGCCTATGTCGGCTATCTCGCCGGGATGGTCGAGCTGCGGTTCGACGACCCGGACGCGGTGCTCGCCATCCTGGAATCCTGGACCACCGCCGCCGAGGGCCCCAACCCGGCCGCGGCCGCGGTCGACGACGCCGCCAGGACGGCCACCACCGAGCTGGCCCGTGAGCAGGCGGACCACGACGCCGAGTTGCGTGCGCGGCGGCAGGCCGCGTCGGACCTGACAGAGGAGATCACCCGGCTGGAGGCGGGCGGTCACGACGCGCCGCCCGTCCCGCACACCCGGGCACCGAACTCCCGCGCGGACCGGCCGGGCGCGCCGTTCTGGAGAGCGGTCGACTTCACCGACGCGATCCCGGCCGACCATCGGGCCGGGCTGGAGGCGGCGCTGGAGGCGGCCGGGATCCTCGACGCCTGGATGACCCCATCGGGCACGCTCGTGGCGGAGGACGACACCGTCCTGCTCACGGGCGCGGCCATCGCGGGTCCTTCCTGCCGCGCGGTGCTCCGCCCGGCGGTCGACCGCGCCGACCCCCGGGCGGCCGCGCTGCCGGACACCGCCGTCCACGCGGTGCTCGGCGCCATCGGGCTCGGCCCCGGTACGGTCACCTGGGTCGCGGCGGACGGCCGCTGGGCCAATGGCGTGCTTGCCGGGTCCTGGCACAAGAAGAGCGCCGAGTTCATCGGCGAAGGCGCGCGGGAAACGGCCAGACGCGCCCGTCTCGCCCTGCTGCGGGAAGAGCTGGACCGGGTGCGTGAGCGGATGGAGGAACTCCGGCGGCAGCTGGCGGCGCTCGCCGTACGGCAGCGGACCCTCGCCGAGGAGCACCGCGCGCTACCGCCGGACGCGCCGCTGCGCGAGGCGCACGTCAAGCTGGCCACCGAGCACGAGCGGCGGCGCGAGCTGAACGGCGCGCACCATGCGGCGCGCGACACGATGACCGCACGACGGGCGGAGACGGACACGGCCAGGTCGCTGGCGGCCGAGTTCGCCGAGGACGTCGGTCTGCCCACGGAGGCCGAGGAACTCGCGGCGGTCAGGCGCGGAGTGGCCGGCTACCGTCTCGCCCTGGCCGGGCTATGGCCGGCCGCCGAGGCGACGCTCGCGGCGCGCGAGGCCGCGGCGGAGACGGCAGAGGAGCTCTCCCTCACTCTCGAACGGCACGGGGAGGCCGTCCAGCGGGCGGCGGAGGCGCGGGAGGGTGCCGAGGCCGCGGCGGAGAGATACCGGGTTCTGGTGGAGACCGCCGGAGCCGCCGTCGAGGAGCTCTACCGCCGCCTTGAGGAGGTGCGACGGGCCCTGCGGGAACGGGACGTCGCCGAACGCGCCACCAGGGAGGCCGAGCAGGCCGCCCTGAGCGAGCGGGGTAAGGCCGAGGGCAGGCGCGACACCCTGCGCGACGAGATCGAGCAGGCCGGGCTGGTACGCGACGCGGCGGTCGCCGAGTTCCGCGCGTTCGCCGCCACCGGACTGCTGCGCGTCGCCGTACCCTCGCTGGAGGTCGCCGATCCCGGCGTGGAGTGGCCGGCGACCCCCGCGGTCCTCCTCGCCCGCGCGGTCAACGCCGAGCTCGACGGCGTCGACGACGGCGACGGGCCGTGGGACAGGATCCAGAGACGGGTCACCGAGGAGCACAAACTGCTCTCCGACGCCATGTCCAGACACGGGCACTCGGTGGGCCTGACCCTCCAGGACGGAATCATGGTCGTCGACGTACTGTTCCACGGTCACACCAGGGACATCCCCGGTCTGGCGGAGGCACTGTCGGAGGAGACCGCACACCGGGCGCAGCTGCTGTCGGCCAAGGAACGGGAGATTCTGGAGAACCACCTCCTCAACGAGGTGGCCGGCACCCTGCACGAGCTGATCGCCACGGCCGAGGCCGAGGTGCGGGAGATGAACGCCGAATTGGAGTCCCGCCCGACCTCCACCGGCATGCGGTTGCGCCTCGTCTGGAACACCGCCAGGAGCGCCCCCGACGGGCTCGGCCGGATCCGCGAGAAGCTCCGCCAGACCGTGGACGCCTGGTCGGCCGAGGACCGCACCACGGTGGGCGCCTTCCTGCAGGAGCAGATCGCCCGGGAGTACGCCGGCAACCCGGCCGCCGGGCGGACCGAGCAGCTGACCAGGGCCCTGGACTACCGGACCTGGCACGAGTTCGCGATCCAGCGCCTGCAGGACGGCCAGTGGCGCGGCGCCACGGGGCCGGCCTCGGGTGGCGAGCGGGTGCTCGCCGCGTCCATGCCACTGTTCGCCGCGGCGTCGGCCCACTACAAGTCGGCGGGCAACCCGCACGCTCCCCGGCTGGTGGCGCTCGACGAGGCGTTCGCGGGCGTGGACGACGACTCGCGCGCCAAGTGCCTGGGACTGCTGGCGACGTTCGACATGGACGTGGTGATGACCAGCGAACGGGAGTGGGGCTGTTACCCGCAGGTGCCGGGACTGGCGATCTGCCAGCTGTCCAGGCGCGACGGCATCGACGCCGTCCTGGTCACCACCTGGCGGTGGGACGGCCGCGAACGCCGCCAGATGGAGCGGCCCGCTCCACGCCCCGCCGCGATCGTCCCCGAGCAGGAGCCAGAGGGGCTGTTCACATGA
- a CDS encoding TIGR02678 family protein: MIRDEEVAQRRAALRALLSKPLLTAETDADRLVLVRRHLTELRDWLSRETGWRLLADAETARLFKTAPSLSDATHPARGRAGEPFGRRRYVVLCLALAVLERADAQTTLGRLAEEVLNAAAEPGLGFAFTLDSRAERADLVAVVRMLLGWGVLRRVSGDEDAYLSATGDVLYDVRRPVLATLLTGTRGPSTVGATAFEERLAELTAEPVADTDDLRNQAMRRRLTRRLLEDPVVYYDDLDEAERTYLVSQRQAITRRIEEATGLLPEIRAEGISMVDPDDELTDVRMPEQRTDGHVTLLVAEHLAARGEASTDELHAFVRQAAAAHSAFWRKGVTEPGAEEELLADALDRLAALRLIEIRPGHVRGLPAIARYALDEPTIREPGKARR; encoded by the coding sequence GTGATCCGCGACGAGGAGGTGGCGCAGCGACGGGCCGCGCTGCGCGCCCTGCTGTCCAAGCCGCTGCTCACCGCCGAGACCGACGCCGACAGGCTCGTGCTCGTCCGCCGCCACCTGACCGAGCTGCGCGACTGGCTGAGCCGGGAGACCGGCTGGCGGCTGCTGGCCGACGCGGAGACGGCCCGCCTGTTCAAGACCGCTCCGTCCCTCTCCGACGCCACCCATCCGGCTCGCGGGCGGGCCGGTGAGCCCTTCGGCCGCCGCCGCTACGTCGTGCTCTGCCTGGCCCTCGCCGTCCTGGAAAGGGCGGACGCGCAGACCACGCTCGGCCGGCTCGCGGAGGAGGTGCTCAACGCCGCCGCCGAACCGGGGCTCGGCTTCGCGTTCACCCTGGACAGCCGGGCGGAGAGGGCCGATCTGGTGGCCGTCGTGCGCATGCTGCTCGGCTGGGGCGTGCTGCGCAGGGTCTCCGGCGACGAGGACGCCTACCTGTCGGCCACCGGCGACGTCCTGTACGACGTGCGCAGGCCCGTGCTCGCCACCCTCCTCACCGGGACGCGCGGCCCCTCCACGGTCGGCGCCACCGCCTTCGAGGAAAGGCTGGCCGAGCTGACCGCCGAGCCCGTCGCCGACACCGACGACCTGCGCAACCAGGCGATGCGCAGAAGGCTCACCCGCAGGCTCCTGGAAGACCCGGTCGTCTACTACGACGACCTCGACGAGGCCGAGCGCACCTACCTCGTCTCCCAGCGCCAGGCGATCACCCGCAGGATCGAGGAGGCGACAGGTCTCCTGCCCGAGATCCGTGCCGAGGGCATCTCGATGGTAGACCCCGACGACGAGCTGACCGACGTACGCATGCCCGAGCAGCGAACCGACGGCCACGTGACGCTGCTGGTGGCCGAGCACCTGGCCGCCCGCGGTGAGGCGAGCACGGACGAGCTGCACGCCTTCGTACGCCAGGCCGCCGCCGCCCACTCCGCCTTCTGGCGCAAGGGCGTGACCGAGCCCGGCGCCGAGGAGGAGCTGCTGGCCGACGCACTGGACAGGCTGGCGGCACTCCGGCTGATCGAGATCCGCCCCGGTCACGTGCGCGGGCTTCCGGCGATCGCCCGCTACGCCCTCGACGAACCGACCATCCGCGAACCAGGAAAGGCCCGGCGGTGA
- a CDS encoding SAM-dependent methyltransferase has product MGNVRTGPSPSSGIESTYNELAALMGETAGPEPHHGRRAGSHDDASILEAMERMTDFVVARLGVGRGSRVLDVGCGNGRPAVRLARTLGARVMAIDIDEEALRDGAEHAAAQGMAEMVRFRRVDALDLPFADASFDAVLAFEVTPYLDVAALYRSIARVLRPGGRLVVETPYPLVPMTEEIRERIGPYLAVSNAVSNAVSNAGLNAGSFDVPEDHLSAARRAGMAATELVDITESVRDSFSRLTRGPGERGARPEAGYGASGTARLLDTFAAWADAAEVGGVVMTFTRMEQ; this is encoded by the coding sequence GTGGGAAACGTCAGGACCGGCCCCTCTCCCTCCTCGGGGATCGAGTCGACCTACAACGAGCTCGCGGCGCTGATGGGTGAGACCGCGGGGCCCGAGCCGCACCACGGCCGCCGGGCGGGGTCCCACGACGACGCGTCGATCCTGGAGGCCATGGAGCGGATGACCGACTTCGTGGTGGCCAGGCTGGGCGTGGGCCGGGGCTCCCGGGTGCTGGACGTCGGCTGCGGCAACGGTCGCCCGGCGGTGCGCCTGGCCCGGACCCTGGGCGCGCGGGTCATGGCGATCGACATCGACGAGGAGGCACTGCGCGACGGAGCCGAGCACGCCGCGGCGCAGGGCATGGCCGAGATGGTGCGGTTTCGGCGCGTCGACGCGCTGGACCTGCCGTTCGCCGACGCCTCGTTCGACGCGGTGCTGGCCTTCGAGGTCACCCCGTACCTCGACGTCGCGGCCCTCTACCGGAGCATCGCCAGGGTTCTGCGACCGGGGGGTCGCCTGGTGGTCGAGACCCCCTACCCGCTGGTTCCGATGACCGAGGAGATCCGCGAGCGCATCGGCCCCTACCTCGCCGTGTCGAACGCCGTGTCGAACGCCGTGTCGAACGCCGGGTTGAACGCCGGGTCGTTCGACGTGCCGGAAGACCACCTGTCGGCGGCGCGGCGGGCCGGAATGGCCGCCACGGAGCTCGTCGACATCACCGAGAGCGTGCGCGACTCCTTCTCCCGGCTCACGCGCGGGCCGGGGGAGCGCGGGGCACGGCCGGAGGCCGGGTACGGGGCGTCCGGCACCGCGCGGCTGCTCGACACCTTCGCCGCGTGGGCGGACGCCGCCGAGGTCGGCGGGGTCGTCATGACCTTCACCAGGATGGAGCAGTGA
- a CDS encoding SAV_915 family protein — translation MSEVPLYVPVREGAFSTSLRLFRTDSGRRTAAAFSSPMRLTRVLGAGQRWIRLTEPALRRMIEDLDVTGIVIDPAGTTAHHKSPQAA, via the coding sequence ATGTCGGAAGTCCCGTTATACGTGCCGGTCCGTGAAGGCGCCTTCAGCACGTCGCTGCGCCTGTTCAGGACCGATTCGGGCAGGAGGACGGCAGCCGCCTTCTCGTCGCCGATGCGCCTGACCAGGGTGCTCGGTGCCGGCCAGCGCTGGATCCGGCTCACCGAGCCCGCGCTCCGGCGCATGATCGAAGATCTGGACGTCACCGGCATCGTGATCGACCCCGCCGGGACGACGGCTCACCACAAGTCCCCCCAGGCCGCGTGA
- a CDS encoding class II glutamine amidotransferase, with the protein MCRLFGLSSAPRRTCATFWLLDAPDSVSEQSRHYPDGIGLGYFDTDGTPKVHKAPVAAYQDRCFAEEAKEAESATFVAHVRFASTGGLEERNTHPFLQDGRLFAHNGVIEGLDDLDAELGEYRELVEGETDSERFFALITRETRAHGGDVAAGIEAAARWVAENLPVYALNLVLTTPQDLWALRYPDTHGLYVLRRAAGGCHGGRHLDQSGTDGRIRVRSRDLADVPALVVASERMDDHPDWCLMEPGELLHLGPGLTPTRRIVLPDEPAHRMSLADLRPEAAASQAV; encoded by the coding sequence ATGTGCCGTCTGTTCGGCTTGAGCAGCGCGCCTCGGCGTACGTGTGCCACCTTCTGGCTCCTGGACGCGCCGGACAGCGTCAGCGAGCAGAGCCGCCATTATCCCGACGGGATCGGTCTGGGGTACTTCGACACCGACGGCACCCCGAAGGTGCACAAGGCCCCCGTCGCCGCCTACCAGGACCGGTGTTTCGCCGAGGAGGCCAAGGAGGCGGAGTCCGCCACCTTCGTGGCCCACGTGCGTTTCGCCTCCACCGGTGGCCTGGAGGAACGCAACACGCATCCCTTCCTGCAGGACGGGCGGCTCTTCGCCCACAACGGGGTGATCGAGGGGTTGGACGACCTCGACGCGGAGCTGGGCGAGTATCGGGAACTGGTCGAGGGGGAGACCGACTCCGAGCGTTTCTTCGCGCTGATCACCCGTGAGACCAGGGCGCACGGCGGCGACGTCGCCGCCGGTATCGAGGCCGCCGCCCGCTGGGTCGCCGAGAACCTGCCCGTCTACGCCCTCAACCTGGTCCTCACCACCCCGCAGGATCTGTGGGCGCTGCGCTACCCCGACACCCACGGGCTGTATGTGCTCCGGCGGGCCGCCGGCGGGTGCCACGGTGGCCGGCACCTCGACCAGAGCGGCACCGACGGTCGCATCCGCGTCCGCTCCCGCGACCTGGCCGATGTCCCCGCCCTCGTGGTCGCCAGCGAACGCATGGACGACCATCCCGACTGGTGCCTGATGGAGCCCGGCGAGCTGCTCCACCTCGGACCGGGCCTCACCCCCACCCGCCGGATCGTCCTGCCCGACGAGCCCGCGCACCGGATGAGCCTCGCCGACCTGCGCCCCGAGGCCGCCGCCTCGCAGGCCGTCTGA